The following nucleotide sequence is from Agromyces sp. SYSU T00194.
TCGATCAGTTGAGTGATTGCGCCAGCCTCTTCGCAGTTGCCAAGTGTCTCCGCGAGAGGGGTGCGTAGGCTGGCGTCCATTTCGACCGCTGTCACTACGACCGTTACGTCGGGCGCCTCCCGCCGGACACGATCGACTATCGCGGCGGTGAGGATGCCTGATCCCGCGCCAGGGTCTAGGACGCGTAGCGTTCCACCCTTTGGGATACGCGGCATCGCGGCAAGGATCTGTGCGGCGAGAGCGGGCGTGAAGAACTGTCCCATCGTGGCCTGGTCGACCTGGTCGAGAGCTGCGAGCGAAACGCGTCGACGACTCTCGGCGCGTTCTAGAAGGTCCATGCTTTGAGGCTACTGGCGAGTACCCACACTGGGTTCATCGGAACCCGCATGTTCGACCGCCACCGCCAAATCGGCTGTGCGTGGTCGAACTGGATCGCGCCCCAACAACCGCCCCAACTCAAGCCTCCGCAAGGATCCCGTACAACTTCCGCCGCGCCTCCTCGAGCACCTCGACGGCCTGGTCGACCTGCTCGGGCGTGCCCGTGCGCCCGACCTGCGCCGCCGCCTGCGCCAGCTCGATGCCGGCCTTCGGCAGCTTGCTGCCGGCGCCGAAGTCGCGCCCGCTCGATGTCTTCCACGGCGGGGTGCGGTCAGCGGATGCCTCCGCCTCGACCTTCCCCGCCTCGGTGAGCGAGTACGTCTTGCGCCCGCCCGACTCCTCGGCGCTGATGAGGCCCTCGTCGGCGAGCAGCTGCAGCGTGGGGTACACGGATCCGGCGCTCGGCTTCCAGGTGCCGCCGCTGCGCTCGGCGATCTCGCTGATGATCTGGTACCCGTGCATCGGCTGCTCGGCGAGCAGCGCGAGCACCGCCGTGCGCACGTCGCCCTTGCCCATGCGCGGGCCGACCTTCTGCTCTAACATGCCGCGAAGCTGCTCCATGGCCTCCCAGAGATTCGGGCCTTGGCCTCCTCGACCCCATTTACCCGATGCTCCGGGGAACCCTTCGCCCGTGAATGAACCGCTCATGATCGACCTCCCGTTGTGCGGGGCCCTGATGGGTCTCGACGATATGTCAACGATATATCGCTCGGGGGATCCGGGCCGAATCAGGATCACCAGCTGTCCCCACGATCTCGTTTTGCAGTCCGGCGTGACGTGCGCTGAAGTGGATCCCGCGGCATCGCGAGTTGGGAAGCGCGGCTATGCTCGCAAGGTGGCCGAAGCGAGAAAAAGCATGCTGGCAAGACCGCGCAGATGATCCTTGCTTGAATCTCTGAGCGCCGTAGTCGCGGCTAACGCGGCATCGGAGACGACCTCTTTCGCCTGATCCCTCAACTCGTCACCAATTATCGGCACTCCCACGGCCAGAGCAGCGTCCGCGAGGTTCCTCGACCACTTCCTGCTTCGATTCGAGAAGTGCTTCTCTGTGAACACCCGCCCAAAGTGTTCTCCAAGCGCACCGAGGTAGACACCTGGTTCGATCAAGTCCTCTAGCTCGCTCTGAGTCTTTCTGCCGCCCAACATGAAGATGTTTCTGTCAGGGAGCAGAGTAGCCTCTCTGATGCGTTTCGCTTCCTCGCGACCTTCAGCATCATCGTCGAGGACCACCAATATTCGACAAACTGTGGACTTCTCACGCTGGATCTGAGCTCGCATTCTGCCAGCGCCCTTGGTTGAACGGAAGACCACTCGTCCGGTGGATACCGAGTGCTCGACGCGTGGCTCGACCTCGGCTAGGAGCTTTGGAATAGATCTTTCGTCAGAAATACCCTCAACTAGAACGACAGTGTCCGCAGAAGCAAGGTTGTCGTGGAGTTGCACACCGAGTGCTTCGCGAATCTGAGCGACGGACTTGGCAGGTCGTGCGGCGTTAGATACGACCAGAACATTGGACTCGACTCGTTCCCGATTGACGAATATCGGGTTGTGAGTCGCCAAGATGACTTGCTGGCTTTGGGACAACTCTTCGAAGAGCGTTTGTAGTTCGTGGACGGATGAGGGATGCAGGTGTGCTTCGGGTTCGTCAACAGCAAGAATGAAGTTCTGACTCTCTGACTTCTCTTGGGCGAACTCTTGGATTAGCGCCATCGTGACGAGGCTCTTGATTCCATCTCCCTTGCTCTCAATTGACGTGCTGGTCCCATCGTTTATCACGAGTTCTTCGACTGTGTTCGTTCGTTGGACGTCCGTCGTATGGATATCGATCGAACTGATCGAGGGAAGGTAGCGTCGAACTGACTCGGTGAGGTCGTCGCCTACCTTGCTCACCGCCTGATGTCTAAGGTCGTTGAGTTGATCGGTAAGGGCCTGGTATTCGTCGGACGCGAGGAATGCTTGCATTCGCATGCGGGCTAGATCGTTCACCAGTGCGAGCGCCTGATCACCGGTGCGGATCGCTGGAACGGATACGAAGGTTAGGCGAGATGTAATGAACTGCGCGATGTCTTTCGCCTTTGCACGGTGTGTAGCCGCACCGCGGCCGGGCTTGACCACGCCGAAGCTAGCAGAGAGTCGACCAAGCGCGAGTTCAATAGGCAGATCACCGTTGCTTGCGATCCCCGTGAACTGAGCAAACTCTCCAATCTCAGAGTCAGTGAGCCGAAACTTCAGGCGGATCGTCGTCGGCCTCGCACCCTTTGTCTCTTGCTTATCTAGCGGGAAGTCCTCGCTCCAGCGGTACCCGGCGGTGGACGCGGCAAAGCGACCGGAACGTCGTGGTCGAAGCAAGTTGATTGCGGCCGGACCTGTGACCTCTCCCCCCTTCACGTAGTTGTCGGGGACGCTGGGCCAGCGCTGGATCAGATCCATACCGAGAGCGACGGCACGAAGCAGGTTGGACTTTCCTTCATTGTTCGGGCCGACGAGGGTTGTTAAGTCGTCGATAGAGAACCGTGTCTGCGCCGTGATTGAGCGATAGTTCTGTACGGATACTTCGGTGAGTCTCAAGCGGGCTCCAATCCTCGAGACAAGACCCTATCGATGCCGCACTCGGATCTGACTGACCACATCGGTGCGGCGTTGGTCCTCACGCGAGGTGAGTACGCGACCGGAAAGCGCTCGGGTACTCGAGCGGCACTAGGCGGGATGCTGAACGGTCGACTAACGTGCCGGCGCCGTAGCCTGGTGACATGAGTCAAGTTCCTTCCACGTTAGGAGTGTCCGAAGCAGTGTTGACGCCAGGCACGTCGGTCCTTTTGGGCTCCAGGATTCAGCTTCCCGGAGCACCTAGAGATAATTCGAGCGGACTCGTCGTGTCGGACCGCGCTCATCAAGAGGTGTGGTTTGGATCAGAGTAGGTATGACGCTCTGCGGAGGTTCGCCGTTGGCCTCGAAGACGGAGAGGAGTGGCCACGTCCAATTTGCCCAACATGTGCGGACGGCTACGTGGCGTTCGGCGAGCCGGCGCTGAGCGAGAATGCTGAATCGCAGAGTTGGCATTCCCACGCCGCATGGGAGCCCATCTGGGTTTTTGGGAACTTCCGGGCGACCGGCCAGTGTGAGAAGCCGAGTTGTCGGCAGGCGATCACTGTTACAGGCGTGTACTCAGTAGATGACGCTTCGGGACGCACTCGTGAGGAGGGTTTTGAGGAGACTGGGTACGTTGACGAGTACTCCGTCTACTACGCGGTCGAGTACTTCAGCCCCCCGCTCACGCTTGTATTGCTTCCCGAGGGCACGCCTCAGGAGGTTTGCCAAGCCGTCGAGCGCGCAGCGAGACTCTTGTACCTCGACCCGGGGCTCGCCGCCACCGCTCTCCGGTCGTCGGTTGAGGGATATCTAACGAGCCAAGGGGTTCCACGAACGAGCAAGAGCGGCGGGTTCCTCTCGCTCGACAAGAGGCTCCAGGATTGGAGGAACGCAACCAGCCACGAGCGAGAAGCCGACCTCCTGCTTGCGGTCAAATGGATCGGCAACTCCGGCACCCACGAAGCGGGCGAGTTGACGGCGCGTGACGTGCTTGACGGCGTCCGATTCATCGATGAAGCCTTCCACTCCCTCTACATCGCTCCCGATGTAGATGCGAATGCGCAGGCTGTAAGCGCGCGTCGAGGTCGCTCGACAACTCAAGTCACCACGTCTTGATGACTCGGCCGATCCGCCCGGGGTCTCATGTCACACCTGCTCTATGGACGGACGGGCTGATTGTGACGCTTGCGAAGAGTGGTTGGCGAGTTGCCCCAAGCAGTCGGAAGCCGTGGGTCTCGTGGAACGTGAGGCGCAAGGGCGATGGGAATAGCCCGGCACACCCTGCGTTGAACTTGAGTACACCACACTCAAGTTTGCACAGGAGGACCCCAGGTGCCCAACGACTTCAACCCCGAGACCGGCGGCAACTCGTTCGATGAGTTCCTCGCCCGGTACCTCGCGGGCGAGCAGGCGCGGCAGGCCAGGTCGATCGACCTCAGCCGCTTCCTGACCGCGCGCACGCAGGGCATTCTGCAGCGCGCCGGACGCTTCGCGCTCGAGCGCGGGCAGACCGAACTCGACGCGCTGCACGTGCTGCGCGTCATCGTCGACGACGAGACCGTCGCGCAGGCGATCACGCGCATCGGCGTCGAGCCCGCCACCATCGTCAGCGCCACCGAGGCGCGGCTGCCCGCGGCATCCGACACCGCCGACGTCGACGCGGCCAACATCACGCAGTCCGCGCAGCGGGCGCTGTTCCACGCCTACCAGGTGGCGCGCTCCAGCGGATCGACCTACATCGAGCCCGAACACCTTTTCTTCGCGCTCGTCATCAACACGGATGCCCCGGCGGGCCAGGTGCTCGCGCGCGCCGGCGTGACGGCCGAGGCGCTCACCCAGGGCGTGCGCGAGACGGTCGCACCCGACGGCGCGCCGACCGAGGAGGGCGCGAGCTCAGGAGCATCCGACACCCCTACCCTCGACAAGTTCGGCACCGACCTCACGGCACTCGCCGTCGACGGCGAGCTCGACCCCGTCATCGGGCGGGCGAACGAGATCGAGCAGACCGTCGAGATCCTCAGCCGCCGCACGAAGAACAACCCCGTGCTGATCGGCGAGGCGGGCGTCGGCAAGACCGCGATCGTCGAGGGGCTCGCCCAGGCGATCGTCGCGGGCGACGTGCCCGAGCAGCTGCTCGGCAAGCGCGTCGTCGCCGTCGACCTGCCCGCGATGGTCGCCGGCACGCGCTACCGCGGCGACTTCGAGGAGCGGCTCACGAAGCTCATGGAGGAGATCGCGTCGCAGAAGGGCGAACTCATCGTCTTCATCGACGAGGTGCACACCGTCGTCGGCGCCGGCGGCCCCGGTGACGGCAGCGGCATGGATGCGGGCAACATCCTGAAGCCCCGCCTCGCGCGCGGCGACCTGCACCTCATCGGCGCCACCACGCTGAGCGAGTACCGCACCATCGAGAAGGACCACGCGCTCGAGCGCCGGTTCCAGCCGGTGCGCGTCGGCGAGCCGTCTGTGGAGGACGCCGTCTTGATCCTCCAGGGGCTGAAGCCCGCGTACGAGGAGCACCACGGCGTCGAGTACACGGATGCCGCGCTGCGCGCAGCCGTCGAACTCGGCCACCGCTACCTCACCGATCGTGTGCTGCCCGACAAGGCCATCGACCTCATCGACCAGGCCGGCGCGCGGCTGCGGCTGCGCCTCGGCGCGAAGGTCGACGTGTCGGCGCTGGTGTCGCGGCTCGCCGAGCTCGAGGCCGACAAGAACCACGCCGTCTCCGCCGAGGACTACGAGGCGGCGTCGCGCATCCGCGACGAGATCGGCCGCGTGCAGGGTCAGCTCGACGAGGTGACGTCGGGCGAGGCATCCGCTCGCCGTGCCTCCGGCGAAGCCGTGATCGACGAGCCCGAGATCGCGGCCGTCGTGTCGCGCGCCACGGGCATCCCGATCAGCCGCCTCACCGAGGGGGAGCGCGAGCGCCTCGCGAACCTCGAGGCCGAACTGCACGCCCGTGTGATCGGGCAGGACGACGCGGTCGCCGCAGTGGCCCGCTCGGTGCGCCGCAACCGCACCGGCATGGGCGACGCGGGCCGGCCCGTCGGATCTTTCCTGTTCCTCGGCCCCACCGGCGTCGGCAAGACCGAGCTGGCGCGCGCCCTCGCGGCGTCGCTGTTCGACGACGAGGGCGCCATCGTGCGCTTCGACATGTCGGAGTTCGGCGAGCGCCACACCGTGTCGCGCCTCGTGGGCGCCCCTCCCGGATACGTCGGCTACGACGAGGCCGGCCAGCTCACCGAGCGCGTGCGCCGCAACCCTTACTCGATCGTGCTGTTCGACGAGATCGAGAAGGCGCACCCCGACGTGTTCAACCTGCTGCTGCAGGTGCTCGACGACGGCCGCCTCACCGACGGTCAGGGCCGGGTCGTGGACTTCCGCAACACCGTGGTCATCATGACCTCGAACCTCGGATCGGAGTTCCTCGCATCGCGCTCGGGCGCGCTGGGCTTCGTGGCGTCGACGGATGCCTCTGGGTTCGCGTCGTCTTCTGATGTGCGGGCGCGCGTGATGTCGAAGCTGCGCGAGGCCATGCGCCCCGAGTTCCTGAACCGCATCGATGAGATCGTGCTGTTCCAGAAGCTCTCGCAAGCCGAGATCGAGTCGATCGTCTCTCTGATGCTCGGGGCCACGCGGGCGCGGCTTGCGGCGCGCGGTGTGGAGTTCTCGGTGACGGATGCTGCGGTGTCGTGGCTCGCTGCGCACGGGTACGAGCCGGAATACGGCGCCCGTCCGCTGCGCCGCCTCATCCAGCGCGAGGTCGACGACCGCATCGCCGACCTGTTCGTCGCGGGCTCGGTGTCGGATGGCGCGGGCGCCGTGCACGTCGACGCCGGCGACGGCGCGCTCGTGGTGGCGCCGGCGCCGGCCGCGCCGCTCGCCGCGGCGGCGTAGCGCCCGCCCCGGGCCGGCGTCACGCTTCGCGCGGCGCCGCCCCGCGGCATCCGCTCGCCATGCCACCACCGAGTACGCCCGGCCGCCCACCCGGCGCCCGGCCGCCCGGCCGCTCGGCCATCTGCCCATCCGCCCACCCGGCGCCCGGCCACCCGGCGCCCGGCCGCCCGGCCACCCGGCGGCCGCTGGTGCGCGAACTGTGGCGGGAACCGGCCCGGACCACAGTCTGCGCACCAGCGCGAGCGCGCCCCAGATGCTGCTGGTGCGCGAACTGTGGGCAACGGTGGGGTTCGCCACGGGTTGCGCACCAGCGGCACGACGAAGGACGGCGGCGCCCCGGGGCGTCCGCTCGCCGTGGCCCTCAGCTGGGGAGCGCCCCGAGCGCGCCGGTGATCGCGACCAGGACGCCCACGAACACCACGGCGCCGACCACGACGAGCGCGCCGAGCACGATGCCGGACACGGCACGACCGCGGCCGCCGGGGCGTCGAGCCCCGAGGATGCCGGTCACGACGGCGACCACCGCGAGCGCCGCCGCGATGACCGCCGTGACGATCGGCCCGAGTATCGCCCAGCTGAGCTTCGACCACGCGTCGCCGGGCAACCAGTCGACCGCCACCGGGATCAGCAGGGTGAGCCCCGCCGCGATGACGGCGAGCACGCCCGCGGTGAGCGACGCGTTCGAACTCGTCGACGCTGCGGCGCGCGATTCGGCAGGCGTCGTGGCGGTCTCGTGCGCGCTCATGCCGACATCATGGACCGCTCGGAGCGATCGCGGGTCAGGAACCGCCCCGATTCCCGTGCAGTTCCGCGTCGTCGAGCTGGAGCCCGCGGAAGGCCGAGCCATCGAACACCAGTGGCCGGGACTCGGGGTCGGCGCCGAGGCCGTGCACGCGCAGGAGCGCAAGCGTGTGGTCGCCCGCGGGCAGCTCGTCGTGCAGCGCGCACTCGAACCAGACCGGAGCGCCGACGATGAACCGCGCCGACGAACCCGTGTGCCGCAGCGGCACGCCGGTGAAGCGCTCGGCGCGGTCGCGGCCGCCGATGCGGCGCGCGAAGTCGCCCTGGTCCTGCGCGAGCACCGAGACGCCGATGCGATCCACCCCGCGCAGCACGGGCCACGTCGAGGAGGTGCGCTGCACGGCGCACGACACCAGTGGCGGGTCGATCGAGACGCCGA
It contains:
- a CDS encoding PadR family transcriptional regulator; the protein is MSGSFTGEGFPGASGKWGRGGQGPNLWEAMEQLRGMLEQKVGPRMGKGDVRTAVLALLAEQPMHGYQIISEIAERSGGTWKPSAGSVYPTLQLLADEGLISAEESGGRKTYSLTEAGKVEAEASADRTPPWKTSSGRDFGAGSKLPKAGIELAQAAAQVGRTGTPEQVDQAVEVLEEARRKLYGILAEA
- a CDS encoding AAA family ATPase, yielding MRLTEVSVQNYRSITAQTRFSIDDLTTLVGPNNEGKSNLLRAVALGMDLIQRWPSVPDNYVKGGEVTGPAAINLLRPRRSGRFAASTAGYRWSEDFPLDKQETKGARPTTIRLKFRLTDSEIGEFAQFTGIASNGDLPIELALGRLSASFGVVKPGRGAATHRAKAKDIAQFITSRLTFVSVPAIRTGDQALALVNDLARMRMQAFLASDEYQALTDQLNDLRHQAVSKVGDDLTESVRRYLPSISSIDIHTTDVQRTNTVEELVINDGTSTSIESKGDGIKSLVTMALIQEFAQEKSESQNFILAVDEPEAHLHPSSVHELQTLFEELSQSQQVILATHNPIFVNRERVESNVLVVSNAARPAKSVAQIREALGVQLHDNLASADTVVLVEGISDERSIPKLLAEVEPRVEHSVSTGRVVFRSTKGAGRMRAQIQREKSTVCRILVVLDDDAEGREEAKRIREATLLPDRNIFMLGGRKTQSELEDLIEPGVYLGALGEHFGRVFTEKHFSNRSRKWSRNLADAALAVGVPIIGDELRDQAKEVVSDAALAATTALRDSSKDHLRGLASMLFLASATLRA
- a CDS encoding DUF4145 domain-containing protein, encoding MYSVDDASGRTREEGFEETGYVDEYSVYYAVEYFSPPLTLVLLPEGTPQEVCQAVERAARLLYLDPGLAATALRSSVEGYLTSQGVPRTSKSGGFLSLDKRLQDWRNATSHEREADLLLAVKWIGNSGTHEAGELTARDVLDGVRFIDEAFHSLYIAPDVDANAQAVSARRGRSTTQVTTS
- a CDS encoding ATP-dependent Clp protease ATP-binding subunit codes for the protein MPNDFNPETGGNSFDEFLARYLAGEQARQARSIDLSRFLTARTQGILQRAGRFALERGQTELDALHVLRVIVDDETVAQAITRIGVEPATIVSATEARLPAASDTADVDAANITQSAQRALFHAYQVARSSGSTYIEPEHLFFALVINTDAPAGQVLARAGVTAEALTQGVRETVAPDGAPTEEGASSGASDTPTLDKFGTDLTALAVDGELDPVIGRANEIEQTVEILSRRTKNNPVLIGEAGVGKTAIVEGLAQAIVAGDVPEQLLGKRVVAVDLPAMVAGTRYRGDFEERLTKLMEEIASQKGELIVFIDEVHTVVGAGGPGDGSGMDAGNILKPRLARGDLHLIGATTLSEYRTIEKDHALERRFQPVRVGEPSVEDAVLILQGLKPAYEEHHGVEYTDAALRAAVELGHRYLTDRVLPDKAIDLIDQAGARLRLRLGAKVDVSALVSRLAELEADKNHAVSAEDYEAASRIRDEIGRVQGQLDEVTSGEASARRASGEAVIDEPEIAAVVSRATGIPISRLTEGERERLANLEAELHARVIGQDDAVAAVARSVRRNRTGMGDAGRPVGSFLFLGPTGVGKTELARALAASLFDDEGAIVRFDMSEFGERHTVSRLVGAPPGYVGYDEAGQLTERVRRNPYSIVLFDEIEKAHPDVFNLLLQVLDDGRLTDGQGRVVDFRNTVVIMTSNLGSEFLASRSGALGFVASTDASGFASSSDVRARVMSKLREAMRPEFLNRIDEIVLFQKLSQAEIESIVSLMLGATRARLAARGVEFSVTDAAVSWLAAHGYEPEYGARPLRRLIQREVDDRIADLFVAGSVSDGAGAVHVDAGDGALVVAPAPAAPLAAAA
- a CDS encoding flavin reductase family protein → MPVYEDDPAELRRTFWYFPSGVVAMIAELEGVTHGLVASAFTVGVSIDPPLVSCAVQRTSSTWPVLRGVDRIGVSVLAQDQGDFARRIGGRDRAERFTGVPLRHTGSSARFIVGAPVWFECALHDELPAGDHTLALLRVHGLGADPESRPLVFDGSAFRGLQLDDAELHGNRGGS